From the genome of Chroicocephalus ridibundus chromosome 1, bChrRid1.1, whole genome shotgun sequence, one region includes:
- the PTHLH gene encoding parathyroid hormone-related protein isoform X1 encodes MFTKLFQQWSFAVFLLSYSVPSYGRSVEGISRRLKRAVSEHQLLHDKGKSIQDLRRRIFLQNLIEGVNTAEIRATSEVSPNPKPATNTKNYPVRFGSEDEGRYLTQETNKSQTYKEQPLKASGKKKKAKPGKRKEQEKKKRRARSTWLNSGMYGSGMTESPLLDNSVTTHNHTLRRR; translated from the exons ATGTTCACTAAACTCTTCCAGCAGTGGAGTTTCGCAGTGTTTCTGCTGAGTTACTCCGTGCCCTCTTACGGGAGATCAGTAGAGGGGATCAGCCGCAGACT cAAACGGGCTGTATCAGAGCACCAGCTTTTGCATGACAAGGGCAAGTCAATCCAAGACTTACGAAGAAGAATATTCCTTCAAAATTTAATTGAAGGTGTCAACACTGCAGAAATCCGTGCAACTTCAGAGGTTTCACCTAACCCTAAGCCTGCTACCAACACGAAGAACTACCCTGTCCGATTTGGTAGTGAAGATGAGGGCAGATACCTAACTCAGGAGACAAACAAATCACAGACCTACAAGGAGCAGCCTCTGAAGGCAtcggggaagaaaaagaaagcaaagcctgGAAAACGTAaggaacaagagaagaaaaagaggcgAGCCCGCTCGACTTGGCTAAATTCTGGCATGTATGGAAGTGGCATGACCGAGAGCCCACTCTTGGACAACTCTGTTACTACACATAATCACACTTTAAG GAGGCGCTGA
- the PTHLH gene encoding parathyroid hormone-related protein isoform X2, producing MFTKLFQQWSFAVFLLSYSVPSYGRSVEGISRRLKRAVSEHQLLHDKGKSIQDLRRRIFLQNLIEGVNTAEIRATSEVSPNPKPATNTKNYPVRFGSEDEGRYLTQETNKSQTYKEQPLKASGKKKKAKPGKRKEQEKKKRRARSTWLNSGMYGSGMTESPLLDNSVTTHNHTLR from the exons ATGTTCACTAAACTCTTCCAGCAGTGGAGTTTCGCAGTGTTTCTGCTGAGTTACTCCGTGCCCTCTTACGGGAGATCAGTAGAGGGGATCAGCCGCAGACT cAAACGGGCTGTATCAGAGCACCAGCTTTTGCATGACAAGGGCAAGTCAATCCAAGACTTACGAAGAAGAATATTCCTTCAAAATTTAATTGAAGGTGTCAACACTGCAGAAATCCGTGCAACTTCAGAGGTTTCACCTAACCCTAAGCCTGCTACCAACACGAAGAACTACCCTGTCCGATTTGGTAGTGAAGATGAGGGCAGATACCTAACTCAGGAGACAAACAAATCACAGACCTACAAGGAGCAGCCTCTGAAGGCAtcggggaagaaaaagaaagcaaagcctgGAAAACGTAaggaacaagagaagaaaaagaggcgAGCCCGCTCGACTTGGCTAAATTCTGGCATGTATGGAAGTGGCATGACCGAGAGCCCACTCTTGGACAACTCTGTTACTACACATAATCACACTTTAAGGTAA